A stretch of DNA from Synechococcus sp. PROS-9-1:
CGCCTCAGCAACCCCGATGTCGGCGAGGGACAGACCCTCAGTGAGTTGGCCAGCAGCACCGACCTCGCGCATCCCATCACCTTGTCGCTCAATCGCAACCAACTCAACGCGCTTCTTGAGCGCCGTGGATTGCTCAAGGTTCTTGAGGGACTGCTCGATCGCACATTGGCCTCGGCCCGCCAGCAGGGCTGCGGACCAGAAGACCTCAACGCCGTCGTCGCCGTTGGTGGTGGAGCTCATCTTCCGCTAATGCGCCAATGGTTATCAGAGACCATGCAGCCGGTGCCTTTGCTGACACCACCACCTGTTCAAGCCGTGGCCACCGGTGCGCTCCATCTCACCCCTGGGGTGAGGATCAGAGATCTCCTTCAAAAAGGTGTGTATTTGCGCTGCTGGGATCGTCGTAGTAACGCCCATCACTGGCATCCCTTATTTCTGAGCGGCCAGCCATGGCCCTCTCTTCAACCTTTAGTGCTGAAGCTAAGCGCAAGCCGCCTCAATCAAAAGGATCTTGAACTCGTGCTCGGTGAACCCCAAGGCGAACGGCGACACGAAGTGGTGTTCGTCGGAGGGCTCCCCACCGTTCGAGACAACAGCAACGCTCCAGACACCATTCGACCTCTTTTAAACAAGACCATTCACCTTGAGCTCAATCCACTTGGCCAACCAGGAGAAGATTGCCTGCGCCTCGCTTTTCACCTTGATGACGACGCTCAACTTGTCATGAGCGGGGAAGATTTAAGAACGGGTTTGGCCATCGAACCGTGCACTCTGATAACTGTGCAGTAAATGGTCCGTCCACACACCGTTGAGAGTCCTTTCTGCCCTCCATAGAAAGGAGTTGCCGCAAAGAGGCTTTGGACTTTGGCGCTGCGTCGCCACCTGCCCCATTTTTGGATCACCGCGACCCTTGGTGGAGTCGCAGCACTTTGTGCTGCGACTTATTTATGGGAGCAACAGCTGCCGCTGAAATTAACTCGGGCGCTCTCCAGGGATGACCTGCCAGCCTGCTTGCGCTATGGAGAGCAACTAGCCTCCTTGCGTTGGCTCGGACAGAAAGCGCCTGAAGAGCTTGCCATTTGTCGACGAAGGCTGGCTCAACAAACCTGGGGTCAAGCTGATCCAGGTCAAGCTCTACTCCTTCAAGAGCAGCTCGTGAATTCAGGCGTTGGCTCTCCACAGCAAAAAGAGCAAGATCAAAGGCAGCTAAAACTCTGGCGCGATGAGCTGCGCGACCAGGCTCTCACTCAATTTCGCGCTGGAAACTTAGACGAAGCAATGACCATGCTTCGTCCGCTGGAGAAGCACGATGGTCGACCCGGAAGCCGCTTAAGCGAAAGCCTCAAGGAAAGCTGGAATCGCAATCGCCTTCAGCTTGAACAGCTGAGAGAGTTTGTGAACCAAGATCAGTGGTGGGAAGCACTCAGCGCCCTCAACCAGCTCGATCATCCCTGGTGGCAACGCCAAGCCGAACCAATACGCCAGGAAGTAGAGCAGGCCATTGACGATTTAAGAGACCAGAAAGAACACCACAGCCATGGAGCCTTGCCGGCTCACACTGTGGCGAGAGATCTATTGAACGACGTAGTGGAAGCACACATCCGCGAAGGAATGCCTCCGTGGGAAGCATTCATGGCCGGTTGCAACGATCTAGGCGGCACCATCATTGAGGACGGCCCTGAGACGTTGTGTCAGGCCAAGAACTAAAGAAGGGCCTTGAACTGACTCTCCGTGAGACAATCGCCTGACTTGAACGGACGTCCATGCAGCCGGGTGACAAGGTTGTCGTCTCCACCAGTGTTGTTGTTTTCAATCACCCCCAACATCGTGGAGAAAGTTTCGATATGGAAGGAAGTGAGGGAGAGGTTTTCAAGGTGCTCGACGATTGGAAGGGACGTCCAATCAGCCCAACCCTTCCTGTCGTTGTGGCTTTTGGCCGTTATAAAGCCCACTTCCGAGCTGACGAGCTGACCCCGGCGAGTTAAGGCAAGCCTGATCATTCAGGGTTGTTTTCATTGACGCGTCGAAGGAAAACGCCCTCCTCCCCATCCAGGGCAAGCAGGCGCAGTTCGATGCTTTCCGATCGACGCGTCGGCACAACCCTGCCGCAGAAATCCGGCTGAATTGGCAATTCCCGATGGCCTCTGTCCACCATGACCAGCAAGGAAACTCGGCGTGGTCTGCCCCAGGCCTGGATTGCCTCCAGCGCGGCTCTCACAGTTCGCCCCGTAAAGACAACGTCATCGACGAGCACAACATCCCTTCCCTCCACGCTCACGGGAAGGTCGGTGGCCTGGACCATGCGCACACCCACTCGACCTAAATCGTCGCGATGGAAGGTGGGGTCGAGCGTGCCAGTGGCAACAGCGTGACCGCTCTGATCTTTCAATGAGCTAGCAATGACACCAGCCAATTGAACGCCGCGGGTTGGGATCCCCAGAAGCACCAGAGATTCAACGGTTGGCACAGACTCCAAAACCTGAGACGCCAGGCGCGTCACAGTTTTTCGCAAGTCATCCGCAGAGAGAATTTCAATCCGATCATCCCCAACGTCTCGATCTGCCATCGCTTTCTTTTAAGGCGATCAGTGTATGAACGATTTTCGCCAGCACGATCAGCTTTTGCAAACCTGAACAGTACGAATCAAAACCTTTTGGGCATCAAGGAGGTAACTTGCATCAGCAGAGGGACTTAAGAACTGAGATTGACGGAGTGAACGTACCGAACAACCTCGAAACGAATCTTCTCCGCAACGGTTCCGTTGCACCTGTGGTTCTTGCGATCCTGGATGGCTGGGGGATCTGTGACTCGACTGAGCACAATGCCATTCGCAGCGCGTCAACTCCTGTCATCGATGCGCTCTGGCATGCCTATCCCCATGCGCTTATTGAAGCGAGCGGATCTCATGTGGGTCTCCCCGACGGTCAGATGGGGAATTCAGAAGTAGGCCATCTCACCATTGGAGCCGGGCGGATCATCCGTCAAGAATTGGTGCGTATCAGTGAAACCGTGCGCGAGAAGCGGCTTGGCGGCACCTCAGCTCTTCAATCGGTCGCCGAACGTCTACGCAACACTGGTGGCACCCTCCATCTGCTCGGCCTCTGCTCCGATGGCGGCGTACATAGCCATGTAGACCACGTTTGTGGACTTCTCGAATGGGCAGAAGAAGAGGGTCTGAAGAACGTCGCTATCCACGCCATCACAGACGGTCGAGACACCCCGACCCAAAGCGCACCAACACACCTGAGCAAAATCCAAGCCGCGATCAGCAGTCATGGGATTGGCCGCATTGCCAGTCTGTGCGGCCGCTACTGGGCGATGGATCGAGACCATCGCTGGGAGAGAACAGAACGGGCTTTTGCCTTACTGACCGATCCTGATTTGGACCGTAACGACAATGAGCCCTCGTCCGTCTTGGCCAGCAGCTACGCCAAAGGCATCACCGACGAATTCTTAGAACCCGTTCGCTTCTCCGACGATCCACTTCGAGATGGTGATGCGTTGCTGATGTTTAACTTCCGTCCAGATCGAGCCAGACAGATTGTTCAGGCCCTCACACTCCCGGAGTTTGAAGGCTTCAAGCGCATTCATCAGCCAACGCTGGATGTCGTAACGTTTACGCAATATGAAACTGATCTGCCTGTCTCCGTTGTCTTTCCACCCGAATCACTCGATCAGCTTCTGGGGCAGGTGGTCGCAGATGCCGGCCTGAAGCAGTACCGCACAGCAGAAACTGAGAAATATCCCCATGTCACCTACTTCATGAATGGGGGAATAGAACAACCCCTTCAAGGAGAAAAGAGGCACCTCGTTCCCTCTCCCCGTGTCGCCACCTACGACCAAGCACCTGAGATGTCAGCCGACACTCTCACCGAAAGCTGTGTTGCTGCGATCCAGCAGGGTGAGCACTCCCTCGTTGTGATCAACTATGCCAACCCAGACATGGTGGGACATACCGGCATGATGGAAGCCGCGAAGCAAGCGATTGAGACTGTTGATCGCTGCATCGGCAAACTCCTGGATGCCGTGGGGCGAATGGGTGGCACGTTGCTGATCACTGCAGACCACGGAAACGCAGAGCGCATGCAAGGACCAGATGGTCAAGCCTGGACAGCACACACCACCAATCCAGTCCCAGTCATTTTGATCGAGGGCGAGAAACGCAAGGTCCAAGGATTGGGGAATTCCATTTGCCTCCGTGAGAATGGAGGGCTTGCCGACATTGCGCCAACGCTTCTTCAGCTGCTCAATCTGGACAAACCCAAAGCCATGACGGGAATCTCCTTGATTGAACCAATCGAAGCCTCAGCTCCAGCCAAGACCAAGCTGCCTCAACCCGTTTAAGTAAGATCAACTCATGCTTACGACTGTTCTCTCTTGGGTTTGGATCGGCAGTGGCGCCGTTCTGATTCTTCTTGTTCTCTTGCATAGTCCCAAAGGGAATGGAATGGGAGGGATTGCGGCAAGTGGAAGTTCATCGTTCACCAGCTCTAGTAGTGCAGAAGCAACCCTCAATCGCATTACCTGGACAACACTTTCATTTTTCCTAGCTTTAGCTGTCATTTTGAGCGCAGGCTGGCTCGGCTAAGTCAAGTTTCGTCCAGCCAATTCACCGTTCACAAACCCTTGAATGAAGGCTTATAAAAGCCATAGAGACAACAAAAGCAGCTGTTATACCGATTTGATGGGAACGAAGGAGATCTACCCATTCGGCATAGGCCTTTTCTCCATGGGACTGCACATTAATTCCCAGGTTTTCCGCTTCTTCTTCTACCCGGAGTCTCAGGCCCAGTCTTTGAGTTCTGTTCATTGCTTTCAGCAGCAAACACAGATGGATTGCTGGCAACCCATCCATTAAAAAAGCCCCCGCGTGAACGAAGGCTGAAAACACATTTGGGAAACTTGGTTTAGTAGTCGAAGTCGCCACCCATGCCACCGCCGCCAGCAGCAGCTTCTTTCTTCTCTGGCATATCAGCCACGATGCATTCTGTGGTCAGCACCATGCCAGCGATCGAAGCAGCATTTTGCAAACCAGAGCGAGTCACCTTGGCCGGATCAACAATGCCAGCAGCAAGCATGTCGACATACTCACCGTTGGCAGCGTTGTAGCCCTCGTTAAACGACTTGGACTTGACGTTTTCAGCAACGACAGCACCATTCACGCCAGCATTTTCAGCGATGCGCATCAGGGGAGCGGTCAGCGCTGAGGCCACGATGTTTGCACCGATCAACTCTTCGCCGGACAGGTTGGCGGCTGCCCACTCTTCCAAGATTGGTGCCATGTGAGCCAAGGTTGTACCGCCACCAGGAACGATGCCCTCCTCTACAGCGGCCTTAGTGGCATTGATGGCATCTTCCAGACGAAGTTTCTTGTCCTTCATCTCTGTTTCGGTTGCTGCTCCCACCTTCACAACAGCAACGCCACCGGCCAGCTTGGCTAAGCGCTCTTGGAGCTTCTCCTTGTCGTAGGTGGAATCGGTCTCATCCATCTGTTTCTTGATCTGCTCGCAACGCGTCTTCACCGCCACCTCATTGCCTTCGGCAACAATCGTGGTGGTGTCTTTATTG
This window harbors:
- a CDS encoding ferredoxin-thioredoxin reductase variable chain, which gives rise to MQPGDKVVVSTSVVVFNHPQHRGESFDMEGSEGEVFKVLDDWKGRPISPTLPVVVAFGRYKAHFRADELTPAS
- the pyrR gene encoding bifunctional pyr operon transcriptional regulator/uracil phosphoribosyltransferase PyrR, which gives rise to MADRDVGDDRIEILSADDLRKTVTRLASQVLESVPTVESLVLLGIPTRGVQLAGVIASSLKDQSGHAVATGTLDPTFHRDDLGRVGVRMVQATDLPVSVEGRDVVLVDDVVFTGRTVRAALEAIQAWGRPRRVSLLVMVDRGHRELPIQPDFCGRVVPTRRSESIELRLLALDGEEGVFLRRVNENNPE
- the gpmI gene encoding 2,3-bisphosphoglycerate-independent phosphoglycerate mutase, which encodes MNVPNNLETNLLRNGSVAPVVLAILDGWGICDSTEHNAIRSASTPVIDALWHAYPHALIEASGSHVGLPDGQMGNSEVGHLTIGAGRIIRQELVRISETVREKRLGGTSALQSVAERLRNTGGTLHLLGLCSDGGVHSHVDHVCGLLEWAEEEGLKNVAIHAITDGRDTPTQSAPTHLSKIQAAISSHGIGRIASLCGRYWAMDRDHRWERTERAFALLTDPDLDRNDNEPSSVLASSYAKGITDEFLEPVRFSDDPLRDGDALLMFNFRPDRARQIVQALTLPEFEGFKRIHQPTLDVVTFTQYETDLPVSVVFPPESLDQLLGQVVADAGLKQYRTAETEKYPHVTYFMNGGIEQPLQGEKRHLVPSPRVATYDQAPEMSADTLTESCVAAIQQGEHSLVVINYANPDMVGHTGMMEAAKQAIETVDRCIGKLLDAVGRMGGTLLITADHGNAERMQGPDGQAWTAHTTNPVPVILIEGEKRKVQGLGNSICLRENGGLADIAPTLLQLLNLDKPKAMTGISLIEPIEASAPAKTKLPQPV
- the secG gene encoding preprotein translocase subunit SecG, which codes for MLTTVLSWVWIGSGAVLILLVLLHSPKGNGMGGIAASGSSSFTSSSSAEATLNRITWTTLSFFLALAVILSAGWLG